In Alkalihalobacterium alkalinitrilicum, a genomic segment contains:
- a CDS encoding FMN-binding negative transcriptional regulator, whose product MYIPSHFKITDESIAYNIMKEHSFATLFSGHNGMPFATHLPLILNKENTYLYGHFARPNPQWKDIKNQTVLAVFHGPHCYISPSWYETNKAVPTWNYVTVHVYGEVELLEDENELMDSLQEMVWKYEASDSSYRLQDVDAEFLAGMNKGVQGFKIKINKIEGKAKLSQNHSLQRQELVINKLEQFSNTDEQQISSLMKANLEK is encoded by the coding sequence ATGTATATTCCTTCACATTTTAAAATCACAGATGAATCAATTGCTTACAACATTATGAAAGAACATAGTTTTGCGACTCTTTTTTCTGGGCACAATGGAATGCCATTTGCAACTCATTTACCGCTAATTTTGAATAAGGAGAATACATATTTATATGGACACTTTGCTCGTCCTAATCCGCAGTGGAAAGATATCAAAAATCAAACCGTTCTAGCTGTTTTCCATGGTCCTCATTGTTATATCTCCCCATCTTGGTATGAGACCAATAAAGCGGTACCAACATGGAATTACGTGACAGTTCATGTTTATGGAGAAGTCGAGCTTTTAGAGGACGAAAATGAGTTAATGGATTCCTTACAAGAAATGGTATGGAAATATGAAGCTTCTGACAGTTCATACAGATTGCAGGATGTAGATGCTGAGTTTCTCGCTGGTATGAACAAAGGAGTTCAAGGTTTTAAAATAAAAATTAATAAGATAGAAGGAAAAGCTAAGTTAAGTCAAAACCATTCATTACAGCGACAAGAGCTAGTTATTAACAAACTAGAACAATTTTCAAATACAGATGAGCAACAGATTTCTTCATTAATGAAGGCAAATTTAGAAAAGTAA
- a CDS encoding GNAT family N-acetyltransferase yields the protein MDIRILNSIEDAEKYRSIRLEALKNTPEAFASSYEEEKDFSIEEFKNKFQSKASFTYGAFDNGELVGIITLYQENLNKLRHRAHIGAMYVSPFKRDLGIGKALMEEAIEKAKSIEDLEQVYLAVVSTNKSAKKLYSLLGFEVFGTEKKGLKLEKNIYYDVDFMILYL from the coding sequence ATGGACATTAGAATTTTAAATTCAATAGAAGATGCAGAAAAATATCGTAGTATTAGACTTGAAGCTCTAAAAAATACACCTGAAGCATTCGCTTCCAGTTATGAAGAAGAAAAAGACTTTTCAATTGAAGAATTTAAGAACAAGTTTCAATCGAAAGCCTCTTTTACCTACGGAGCTTTTGATAACGGAGAACTTGTAGGAATTATAACTTTATATCAAGAAAATTTAAATAAACTACGACATAGAGCACATATTGGAGCAATGTACGTTTCTCCCTTCAAAAGGGATTTAGGAATTGGGAAGGCTTTAATGGAAGAAGCAATAGAGAAAGCAAAAAGTATAGAGGATTTGGAACAGGTATATTTAGCGGTGGTTTCAACAAATAAATCAGCAAAAAAACTGTATTCATTATTGGGATTTGAAGTTTTTGGTACAGAAAAGAAAGGTTTAAAGTTAGAAAAAAATATTTATTATGATGTAGACTTCATGATTTTATATTTATAA
- a CDS encoding DNA-binding protein: protein MEYIWLAMGIAIAGYLIGDGLKNFKNPNSKNILDSLDESDDHELIKENEVHHFIGISKEDAKNMVSEHPNIPHIIINNKIYYPKAKLREWLMKIGN, encoded by the coding sequence ATGGAATATATTTGGTTAGCTATGGGTATTGCCATAGCAGGATATTTAATTGGGGATGGATTAAAAAATTTTAAAAATCCAAATTCAAAAAATATATTAGATTCGTTAGATGAAAGTGATGACCACGAATTAATTAAAGAGAATGAGGTTCATCATTTTATAGGTATTTCTAAGGAAGATGCAAAAAATATGGTTAGTGAACACCCAAATATTCCACACATTATAATAAACAATAAGATATATTACCCAAAAGCTAAATTGCGTGAATGGTTAATGAAAATAGGAAATTAA
- a CDS encoding GNAT family N-acetyltransferase — MTITIKKCTFEDLRKLQEISCETFNDTFKDQNSPENMKAYLERAFNIKQLEKELSNSSSEFFFVYLKNEVAGYFKVNTNDAQSEPMGEETLEIERIYIKNNFQKHGLGKYLLNKAMEIAMEQSKKKVWLGVWENNENAIVFYKKMGFVHTGSHSFYMGDEEQMDLIMTKTLL, encoded by the coding sequence ATGACTATAACTATAAAAAAGTGCACATTTGAAGATTTACGTAAACTACAAGAAATTAGTTGTGAAACATTTAATGATACATTTAAAGATCAGAATTCACCTGAGAATATGAAAGCCTATCTGGAAAGAGCATTTAACATAAAACAGCTGGAAAAGGAATTATCTAATAGTTCTTCGGAATTCTTTTTTGTTTATCTTAAAAATGAAGTCGCTGGATATTTTAAGGTCAATACCAATGATGCTCAGTCTGAACCAATGGGCGAGGAAACACTTGAAATTGAGAGGATTTATATAAAGAACAACTTTCAAAAACATGGGCTTGGTAAATATTTGCTAAATAAAGCAATGGAAATTGCAATGGAACAAAGTAAAAAGAAAGTCTGGCTTGGTGTGTGGGAAAATAATGAAAATGCTATTGTGTTTTATAAGAAAATGGGGTTTGTTCACACTGGGTCCCACTCTTTTTATATGGGTGATGAAGAACAAATGGACCTTATAATGACCAAAACACTCTTATAA
- a CDS encoding diphthine--ammonia ligase, with protein MKENKVKKVAVCWSGGKDCCLALYRVLKENHDIICLLSMVSEKDARNHAHGIQLEILKLQADALGLPLILVDSAGEYELSLKRSLALLKEKSGVEAIVFGSLYSKEDRKWNEEVAYEIGIEPMFPVWISQKHSSKLLYEFISLGFHSVVCRASNKYFDQKWAGRYLDLSFYDEIHQTGSCVMGELGEYHTFVLDGPIFHKKIDITKSSVVLNSGLWSLDIITCELVNKTI; from the coding sequence TTGAAAGAAAATAAAGTGAAAAAGGTAGCAGTTTGCTGGAGTGGTGGGAAAGACTGTTGTCTTGCTTTGTATCGCGTACTAAAAGAAAACCATGATATTATTTGTTTATTATCCATGGTTTCCGAAAAAGATGCTCGAAATCACGCACATGGTATACAATTAGAAATTTTAAAATTACAAGCTGACGCATTGGGATTACCTCTAATTTTAGTAGATTCAGCAGGTGAATATGAGTTGTCATTAAAAAGGTCACTTGCACTTTTAAAAGAGAAATCTGGAGTAGAAGCAATTGTATTTGGGAGTTTGTACTCGAAAGAAGATAGAAAGTGGAATGAGGAAGTAGCATATGAAATTGGAATTGAGCCTATGTTCCCTGTATGGATTTCGCAAAAACACTCTTCCAAACTTCTTTATGAATTTATATCATTAGGTTTTCATTCTGTAGTTTGTAGGGCGTCTAATAAGTATTTTGACCAAAAATGGGCTGGTAGATATCTTGATTTGAGCTTTTATGATGAGATCCATCAAACAGGTAGTTGCGTTATGGGAGAATTAGGAGAGTACCATACTTTTGTTTTAGACGGTCCGATTTTTCATAAAAAAATCGATATAACTAAATCAAGTGTTGTTTTAAATTCTGGATTATGGTCTTTGGATATTATAACATGCGAATTAGTGAACAAAACAATATAG
- a CDS encoding HAMP domain-containing sensor histidine kinase, with translation MKTLYQKFIVATLLILTISITIGFILANAIYMTSTKQKIDQQNVEIATEIASNLVSLHAHSSSFEHYLESIGNLGYQIYVLNKAGEEFYFGEPFKKTEVPDEAMKVLEDQEIYHGMNEFADEMLMMGHFSNDVKNTVGVPFTMNGQQYGLFLRPDNKLLFSDIHIIFACFIVAITIVSVSGVIWFTKRLIQPITKLTEATQEITRENFNYSLKVERHDEIGQLVESFNTMQKQLQHNDEARKSFISNVSHDFQSPLMNIQGYAELLRADGVSEQDRREYLEIIDYESKRLSNLTKQLMLLTSLDQKAYPMKFSDVRLDEQMKQTIRRYQWRLEEKEIEVSYQLPPIQMKADAELMSNVWDNLLTNAIKYNEHGGSIWISLTKSEAELTIIFKDTGIGLTEEDTTQIFDRFFRVDSSRKKDGTGLGLAIVKQIIELHGGEIKVDSQVGEGTTFTIIFPNIN, from the coding sequence ATGAAAACTCTATACCAAAAATTCATAGTGGCGACACTATTGATTTTAACAATTAGTATTACGATCGGATTTATTCTAGCGAATGCAATCTACATGACTTCGACGAAGCAAAAAATTGATCAACAAAATGTAGAGATTGCGACAGAAATTGCTTCTAACCTTGTCAGCTTGCATGCTCATAGTTCTTCTTTTGAACATTACTTAGAATCAATTGGAAATCTAGGCTATCAAATTTATGTGCTCAATAAAGCAGGAGAAGAATTTTATTTCGGCGAGCCTTTTAAGAAAACAGAAGTTCCCGATGAAGCGATGAAGGTACTAGAGGATCAGGAAATTTATCATGGAATGAATGAGTTCGCAGATGAGATGCTGATGATGGGGCATTTCTCCAATGATGTTAAAAATACAGTTGGGGTGCCCTTTACGATGAATGGACAACAATACGGATTATTTTTGCGTCCAGATAATAAGTTGCTATTTTCCGATATTCATATCATTTTCGCTTGTTTTATTGTCGCGATTACCATCGTGAGTGTGAGTGGTGTGATTTGGTTTACCAAACGTCTCATCCAACCGATTACGAAGTTAACCGAGGCGACCCAAGAAATTACCCGAGAGAATTTCAATTACTCATTAAAGGTGGAACGTCATGATGAAATCGGACAATTAGTTGAAAGCTTCAACACGATGCAGAAGCAATTACAGCATAATGACGAAGCACGTAAATCGTTCATTAGCAATGTATCTCATGATTTTCAATCGCCCCTGATGAATATACAAGGCTACGCAGAGCTTTTAAGGGCGGATGGAGTATCGGAGCAAGATCGCCGCGAATACTTAGAAATCATCGATTATGAATCGAAACGGCTATCGAATTTAACGAAGCAGCTCATGCTTTTAACATCGCTTGATCAAAAGGCGTATCCGATGAAATTTTCTGATGTCAGGCTCGATGAACAAATGAAACAAACAATCCGAAGATATCAATGGCGACTTGAAGAAAAGGAAATTGAAGTATCTTATCAGTTACCACCGATACAGATGAAGGCGGATGCTGAACTAATGAGCAACGTTTGGGACAATTTATTAACCAATGCAATCAAGTACAATGAGCATGGAGGAAGCATTTGGATTAGCTTAACAAAATCTGAAGCCGAACTAACGATCATTTTCAAAGATACGGGAATCGGTTTGACCGAAGAAGACACCACTCAAATTTTCGACCGATTTTTCCGTGTCGATTCGTCAAGAAAAAAAGACGGGACAGGACTCGGTTTAGCGATTGTCAAACAAATTATTGAATTGCACGGTGGAGAAATTAAAGTGGATAGTCAGGTAGGAGAAGGCACGACATTCACGATTATATTTCCAAATATAAATTGA
- a CDS encoding imidazoleglycerol-phosphate dehydratase produces MTKRNNKGGSQNQSSPSRHGKLDTEFGQEVATGDNNKGTEYNSRRGSKSKLKHPNNH; encoded by the coding sequence ATGACAAAGCGGAATAATAAAGGCGGCAGTCAAAATCAGAGCTCACCAAGTCGCCATGGAAAGTTAGACACCGAGTTTGGTCAAGAGGTTGCTACTGGAGATAATAATAAAGGCACTGAGTACAATTCCAGACGTGGTAGCAAATCCAAGCTAAAACACCCGAATAATCATTAA
- a CDS encoding acyl-CoA dehydrogenase family protein: MEFTQEVEMLRKTVASFVKKEIEPIAEQIDRTDEFPQEMWRKLGDLGVLGITIPEEYGGASMGPVEQAVVTEEIAKYSAAIAVSYVAHSNLCAHNLYHNANEQQRQKYITGLCSGELIGALGLTEPGSGSDAVNMKTTARKEGDHYILNGSKTFITNGPIADVLLVYAKTDPQKGAHGISAFIVEKDSPGFSVSKKLEKMGNRGSSTGELIFDECKVPKENLLGNENAGVKIMMSGLDIERVMVSALSLGIGEGSFREALKYSQERKQFGKEIANFQLIQAKLADMYTLLEASRLMTYDAAIEAATNKRITKKAAAAILFTAETATKVALEAVQIHGGYGYMLDYPVNRYLRDAKLYEIGAGTSEVRRLIIARELLNVKTF, translated from the coding sequence ATGGAATTTACACAAGAAGTAGAAATGTTGAGAAAAACTGTTGCTAGTTTTGTAAAAAAAGAAATTGAACCAATTGCTGAACAAATTGACAGAACAGATGAGTTTCCACAAGAAATGTGGCGAAAGTTAGGAGATTTAGGAGTTCTAGGAATAACCATACCTGAAGAGTATGGCGGTGCTAGTATGGGACCAGTCGAACAAGCGGTAGTGACTGAGGAAATAGCCAAGTATAGTGCGGCAATTGCCGTTTCATATGTTGCTCATTCCAACTTATGTGCACATAACCTCTATCATAATGCGAATGAACAACAAAGACAAAAATATATAACAGGGCTTTGTTCTGGTGAGTTAATTGGAGCATTAGGATTAACAGAACCTGGTTCAGGGTCTGATGCAGTCAACATGAAGACCACCGCTAGAAAAGAAGGAGATCATTATATTCTAAATGGGAGTAAAACCTTTATCACAAATGGTCCAATTGCCGATGTATTATTAGTTTACGCAAAAACAGATCCACAAAAAGGAGCTCATGGTATTTCTGCTTTTATAGTTGAAAAAGATTCTCCTGGCTTCTCTGTTTCAAAAAAACTAGAAAAAATGGGAAATAGAGGATCTTCTACTGGCGAATTGATTTTTGATGAATGTAAAGTTCCAAAGGAGAACTTACTCGGTAATGAAAATGCAGGAGTAAAAATTATGATGTCGGGTCTGGATATCGAGAGAGTAATGGTTTCAGCATTATCCCTTGGAATAGGAGAGGGTTCCTTCCGAGAAGCATTGAAATATTCACAAGAAAGAAAACAATTTGGTAAAGAAATAGCCAACTTTCAATTAATACAAGCAAAGCTAGCAGATATGTATACATTGCTAGAAGCGTCAAGGTTAATGACCTATGATGCAGCGATTGAAGCCGCGACGAACAAAAGAATTACTAAAAAGGCAGCAGCTGCAATACTATTCACTGCTGAAACGGCAACAAAAGTTGCATTAGAGGCTGTTCAAATCCATGGAGGTTATGGATATATGTTAGATTACCCAGTCAATAGATATTTACGTGATGCGAAACTATATGAAATTGGTGCAGGAACATCAGAAGTTAGGAGATTAATTATTGCAAGAGAACTTTTAAATGTAAAAACTTTCTAA
- a CDS encoding MarR family winged helix-turn-helix transcriptional regulator, translating into MKEILREIGMIARALDSISNIEFKEYDLTKGQYLYLVRICENPGIIQEKLAEVIKVDRTTTARAIKKLEMNGFIEKKEDQHNKKIKKLFPTYKGKHVYPLIKRENDYSNRVALAGFSESEAESLFHHLQRVRKNIEKDWELVKKGNKRNY; encoded by the coding sequence ATGAAGGAAATTCTTCGTGAAATTGGAATGATAGCAAGAGCATTAGATTCTATAAGTAATATAGAATTTAAAGAATATGACCTTACAAAAGGGCAGTATTTGTACCTTGTGCGAATATGTGAAAACCCAGGAATCATTCAAGAAAAGTTAGCTGAGGTGATAAAAGTAGACCGAACAACAACGGCCCGTGCTATAAAAAAACTTGAAATGAATGGCTTTATTGAAAAGAAAGAAGATCAACATAACAAAAAAATTAAAAAACTCTTTCCAACATACAAAGGGAAACATGTTTATCCTTTAATAAAAAGAGAAAATGATTATTCGAATCGTGTCGCATTAGCGGGATTTTCTGAAAGTGAAGCAGAAAGCCTTTTCCATCATCTTCAAAGAGTTAGAAAAAATATCGAAAAAGACTGGGAGTTAGTAAAAAAAGGGAACAAGAGAAACTATTAA